One Blastopirellula marina genomic region harbors:
- a CDS encoding SDR family oxidoreductase, which translates to MAKYLVTGGAGFIGSHIVDGLLARGDEVVIYDNLSTGSRKNLPDHANATFIEGSITDPEDLAQALDGVEYVFHQAALASVPLSVERPLDTNLHCVTGTLNVLNEARKAGVKRVVYAASSSAYGDQPYLAKRESDLPAPLSPYAVAKLAGEYYCQAFYHTYGLETVGLRYFNVFGPRQDPDSPYSAVIPIFLTLLLSGKQPIVYGDGQQSRDFTYVQNIVSANLKAMASDNVAGRIINVANGKSTSLLTLLRLLNEYLGTDVQAKHEPPRVGDVRDSMADNTLATKLLNYEIEVDFEEGLQRSIEYYRELALQRA; encoded by the coding sequence ATGGCCAAGTATCTTGTTACCGGCGGTGCCGGTTTTATCGGTTCTCACATTGTTGACGGTTTGCTGGCCCGTGGGGACGAGGTCGTCATCTACGACAACCTCAGCACCGGCAGCCGAAAGAACCTGCCTGATCATGCCAATGCAACGTTCATCGAAGGCTCTATCACCGACCCCGAGGACCTGGCCCAAGCACTCGACGGTGTGGAGTACGTCTTCCATCAAGCTGCCCTCGCATCGGTGCCGCTGAGTGTGGAACGTCCGCTGGACACAAACCTGCACTGCGTAACCGGCACGCTGAACGTTCTGAACGAAGCCCGCAAGGCTGGCGTGAAACGTGTTGTCTATGCCGCATCCAGCAGTGCCTATGGCGATCAGCCTTACCTGGCCAAGCGTGAATCGGATCTTCCGGCTCCCCTTTCCCCTTACGCAGTCGCAAAGCTCGCAGGCGAATACTATTGCCAGGCGTTCTATCACACGTATGGCCTGGAAACGGTTGGTCTGCGTTACTTCAACGTCTTTGGCCCGCGGCAAGATCCTGACAGCCCGTACTCGGCCGTGATTCCGATCTTCCTGACGCTGCTGTTGAGTGGCAAGCAGCCGATCGTTTACGGAGATGGTCAGCAGTCACGCGACTTTACTTACGTGCAGAATATCGTGAGCGCCAACCTTAAAGCGATGGCTTCCGACAACGTCGCAGGCCGCATCATCAATGTGGCCAATGGCAAGAGCACGTCGCTGCTGACGCTACTCAGGTTGCTGAATGAGTATCTGGGAACGGATGTGCAAGCTAAGCACGAACCCCCACGAGTCGGCGACGTCCGTGACAGCATGGCCGACAACACGCTGGCCACGAAGCTGCTCAACTACGAGATCGAAGTCGACTTTGAAGAGGGACTACAGCGTTCGATTGAATACTACCGCGAGTTGGCTCTGCAGCGTGCGTAA
- a CDS encoding ExeA family protein has translation MTAENADEKKALYSRAILFDQPQGRGDHTLPGTRMTMYEEIFGLSQRPFPSVPSLVGYVETDSHLEAIETLLRCVRRDEGVGTLISAPGLGKSTIALRLHEELEDDFEVVRLNSGHCGSRRALLQAIAYELDLPCRGLEEGELRIQFAEYVERLESRRMMGIVILVDEADLLPIRLLEELRLLTNFAGKDRSRVSVVLLGNMTLEERLSSPYLMSFNQRVGARAYLQPLSTSDVAKYVRQQLQVVGAKQTIFDDSAIEAIAQRSQGVPRLVNQICDHALLLAALGDETKLDADGIEEAWADLQRLPVPKRQIRTDNAHSTDSLIEFGSLEDTKSESAIEYPSVVRFEDRSPAQEDEEFSPVAAEEPEVELTFQNATNPFDEKFEKEEIVLDRFASLGDQEIRGIRRVVSPRNSEIAAFLVGSEENLAEVEVIQPSYSQAEGMVVSRDFSTHSTGFSDWDDRDIIVIDSKETAVEEPQHPKMPSPRRRTYRQLFSQLRRQHA, from the coding sequence ATGACGGCTGAAAATGCCGATGAAAAGAAAGCCCTGTATTCTCGAGCGATTTTGTTCGACCAGCCGCAAGGACGCGGAGATCATACCCTTCCCGGGACACGGATGACCATGTACGAAGAAATTTTTGGATTGTCGCAACGCCCATTTCCCAGCGTCCCGTCCTTGGTCGGTTACGTGGAGACGGATTCGCACCTCGAAGCTATCGAGACCCTGCTGCGATGCGTTCGTCGCGACGAAGGGGTCGGCACCCTGATCTCGGCACCAGGGCTCGGCAAGTCGACGATCGCGCTACGTTTGCACGAAGAACTGGAAGACGACTTCGAAGTCGTTCGTCTCAATAGTGGTCACTGTGGTTCGCGACGCGCACTACTTCAGGCCATCGCCTACGAACTTGATCTCCCTTGTCGTGGCCTGGAAGAAGGGGAGCTGCGAATTCAATTTGCAGAGTATGTCGAGCGTCTGGAAAGCCGCCGGATGATGGGTATTGTCATCCTGGTCGACGAAGCGGATCTGCTCCCGATTCGCCTTTTGGAGGAACTTCGACTACTGACGAATTTCGCGGGCAAAGACCGCTCACGCGTGTCGGTCGTTCTGTTGGGCAATATGACGCTGGAAGAACGACTGTCCAGTCCCTATCTGATGTCGTTCAATCAACGCGTTGGTGCCCGGGCCTATTTGCAACCGCTGTCTACCTCCGACGTAGCTAAATACGTTCGTCAGCAACTTCAGGTGGTTGGAGCAAAGCAAACGATCTTCGACGACTCGGCAATCGAAGCAATCGCTCAGCGTAGCCAAGGTGTTCCGCGTCTGGTGAATCAGATCTGCGATCATGCCTTGCTGTTGGCGGCGCTAGGGGATGAGACGAAATTGGATGCGGACGGAATTGAAGAAGCCTGGGCCGATCTTCAGCGGTTGCCGGTTCCCAAGCGCCAAATCCGAACCGATAACGCGCATTCGACCGATTCGCTTATCGAGTTTGGCTCGCTGGAAGACACGAAGTCGGAATCCGCGATCGAATATCCTTCGGTGGTCCGATTTGAAGATCGCTCTCCTGCCCAAGAAGACGAAGAGTTCTCGCCAGTCGCTGCTGAAGAGCCTGAGGTTGAACTGACGTTTCAGAATGCGACGAATCCGTTTGACGAGAAGTTTGAGAAGGAAGAGATTGTTCTGGACCGCTTTGCTTCACTAGGGGATCAAGAGATCCGCGGGATTCGCCGTGTCGTGAGCCCGCGTAACTCCGAGATCGCCGCGTTCTTGGTTGGGTCTGAGGAAAATCTCGCCGAAGTGGAAGTGATTCAGCCCAGCTACTCGCAGGCTGAAGGGATGGTCGTCTCGCGAGATTTCTCTACCCATTCTACTGGGTTTTCTGACTGGGACGATCGTGACATTATTGTCATTGATTCCAAAGAGACGGCAGTGGAAGAGCCACAGCACCCCAAGATGCCATCGCCGCGTCGCCGAACGTATCGTCAACTGTTCTCTCAACTGCGTCGACAACACGCATAA
- a CDS encoding phosphoribosylanthranilate isomerase, which translates to MPVPDIFRIKICGLNDFENAVAVSHSGADAIGLNFFPQSKRCVEKNTAVKIANTVRGEVQIVGLFVNATPTEIKQTNEQVGFNWIQLHGDESAEFAKSVYETTGVPILAASRGSLVRWATLPDGFHPQALLMDAAVPGSFGGTGHLSNWDLAATWRTMPHLNHLVLAGGLTPENVADAIRAVQPSGVDVAGGAENSGQPGIKDLDKVEAFVTAAREAFARLPKE; encoded by the coding sequence ATGCCTGTCCCTGATATTTTCCGCATCAAGATCTGTGGTCTGAACGATTTCGAGAACGCTGTCGCTGTCTCGCATAGCGGGGCCGACGCGATCGGGCTGAACTTCTTTCCCCAGAGCAAACGCTGTGTGGAAAAAAATACGGCCGTGAAAATCGCGAACACGGTTCGAGGGGAGGTCCAGATTGTGGGCCTGTTTGTTAACGCAACCCCAACCGAGATCAAACAGACTAACGAGCAGGTCGGTTTCAATTGGATTCAATTGCACGGGGACGAATCGGCCGAGTTCGCCAAGTCCGTTTATGAAACGACCGGCGTTCCTATTCTGGCTGCCAGTCGTGGATCTCTGGTGCGGTGGGCAACGCTCCCAGATGGATTCCACCCCCAAGCACTTCTGATGGATGCCGCAGTCCCTGGCTCCTTTGGTGGGACAGGCCACCTTTCTAATTGGGATTTGGCTGCCACCTGGCGCACTATGCCGCACCTGAATCACTTAGTGCTAGCTGGGGGGTTAACGCCAGAAAACGTGGCCGATGCGATCCGAGCCGTGCAGCCTTCCGGCGTGGACGTCGCAGGAGGAGCCGAGAATAGTGGCCAGCCAGGCATCAAGGATCTCGACAAGGTCGAGGCTTTCGTCACGGCTGCCCGCGAAGCGTTTGCCAGGCTTCCTAAAGAATAA
- the ahcY gene encoding adenosylhomocysteinase: protein MEFIVSQVEKLPYKVKDISLAKRGRQEIKLAEVEMPGLMALREKYRDEKPLAGARIAGCLHMTIQTAVLIETLVELGAEVTWSSCNIFSTQDHAAAAMAEAGIPVYAWKGMTEEEFDWCIEQTIFFPSGEPLNLILDDGGDLTAMVHNKFPELLDGIKGLSEETTTGVHRLYQMHQKGDLKTPAINVNDSVTKSKFDNLYGCRESLADGIKRATDVMVAGKIVVVAGYGDVGKGCAQSMRGFGARVIITEIDPIIALQAAMEGYEVCTMEDCCDRADIFVTTTGNRDIITGQHMKRMKNDAIVCNIGHFDLEIDMAWLNGQKDVERETIKPASQEGGPVDRYTFADGHAILVLAEGRLVNLGCATGHPSFVMSASFTNQVLAQLELWQNAEAYPLGVHVLPKSLDEEVARLHLDKLGVKMTKMTKAQADYIGVSVDGPFKPDHYRY, encoded by the coding sequence GTGGAGTTCATAGTGTCCCAGGTCGAAAAGCTTCCGTACAAGGTCAAGGACATCTCCCTCGCGAAGCGTGGACGTCAAGAAATCAAACTGGCCGAAGTCGAAATGCCCGGCTTGATGGCCCTTCGGGAAAAGTACCGCGACGAGAAACCTCTCGCTGGAGCACGTATCGCTGGCTGCCTTCACATGACCATCCAAACGGCCGTGCTGATCGAAACGCTGGTCGAACTGGGTGCCGAAGTTACCTGGAGCAGCTGTAACATCTTCTCCACTCAGGATCACGCTGCCGCCGCCATGGCCGAAGCCGGCATTCCTGTTTATGCCTGGAAGGGTATGACCGAAGAAGAATTCGATTGGTGCATCGAGCAGACCATCTTCTTCCCCAGTGGCGAACCGCTGAACCTGATTCTGGACGATGGTGGTGACTTGACCGCCATGGTGCATAACAAGTTCCCGGAACTGCTGGACGGTATCAAGGGTCTTTCCGAAGAAACGACCACAGGCGTTCACCGCTTGTACCAGATGCACCAGAAGGGCGATCTGAAGACGCCTGCCATCAACGTCAACGACTCGGTCACTAAGAGCAAGTTCGACAACCTGTACGGTTGCCGCGAATCGCTGGCCGACGGTATCAAGCGTGCCACCGACGTGATGGTCGCTGGTAAGATCGTGGTCGTGGCTGGCTACGGCGACGTCGGTAAGGGCTGTGCCCAGTCGATGCGTGGCTTCGGTGCTCGCGTGATCATCACCGAGATCGACCCGATCATTGCCCTGCAAGCTGCGATGGAAGGTTACGAAGTTTGCACGATGGAAGATTGCTGCGATCGTGCCGACATCTTCGTCACCACCACCGGTAACCGTGACATCATCACCGGCCAGCACATGAAGCGTATGAAGAACGACGCCATCGTGTGCAACATCGGTCACTTCGACCTCGAAATCGACATGGCCTGGTTGAACGGCCAAAAGGACGTCGAACGCGAAACGATTAAGCCGGCTTCGCAAGAAGGTGGCCCAGTCGATCGTTACACGTTTGCCGACGGTCATGCCATTCTGGTTCTGGCCGAAGGCCGCCTGGTGAACCTGGGCTGTGCAACCGGTCACCCATCGTTCGTGATGTCCGCCTCGTTCACCAACCAGGTTCTGGCCCAGCTCGAACTGTGGCAAAATGCTGAAGCCTATCCGCTAGGCGTTCACGTTCTGCCGAAGTCCCTGGACGAAGAAGTCGCTCGCCTACACTTGGACAAGCTGGGTGTGAAGATGACCAAGATGACCAAGGCCCAGGCCGACTACATCGGTGTTTCGGTTGACGGTCCGTTCAAGCCAGATCACTACCGCTATTAA
- a CDS encoding DUF1015 family protein, which produces MPDIRAIHGLRYDLGHIGALADVIATPADVLTPEQIDELYKRHPANVVRVLTNRDEPGDDEVNNRNSRAKRFLTDWQRQGVLQREPDPAIYVYHQEFNWQGQQVTRRGFLAGVMLEDIDQEQYEAVQVMLTENGSSSLQQLHAIAADVTPQVALYADPRISVQHELDSHIATATPLIAKDQAGVIHRLWPVTDHNLIGSIREKMSHRRLLQANQDAYAASTLYRYELAQRGDLTPQHPANVALTAFFEMSEPGFEVLPRFPLAHQAPALSSEEMIERLGIHFDCQNFGKGPGTAADLWEELQTSGELGHLGIYCAADESWLSVKLTADGQLRMEEATPERDDVWRELDNNLWEWLILTELLETASAKETFVRTVDHLVEALDKDTAKSIPLAALLRPITMTQYQDLVNRDVGFLEAIAIGPLPPCGMVIHPFS; this is translated from the coding sequence ATGCCAGATATTCGAGCCATTCACGGACTGCGTTACGACCTGGGACATATTGGTGCCCTTGCCGACGTCATTGCCACGCCTGCCGATGTGTTGACCCCGGAGCAGATCGACGAACTTTACAAGCGTCACCCGGCCAATGTAGTTCGGGTGCTGACCAACCGGGACGAGCCTGGGGATGATGAGGTCAACAACCGGAATAGCCGGGCGAAGCGTTTCCTGACCGACTGGCAGCGACAAGGGGTTCTGCAGCGGGAGCCTGATCCGGCGATCTATGTTTATCACCAGGAGTTCAACTGGCAAGGTCAGCAGGTAACTCGACGCGGGTTCCTGGCAGGGGTCATGCTCGAGGATATCGACCAGGAGCAATACGAAGCGGTTCAGGTTATGCTGACCGAGAACGGCTCGTCGAGCCTCCAGCAGCTCCATGCGATCGCTGCCGACGTGACTCCCCAGGTAGCTCTGTATGCCGATCCTAGAATCTCCGTACAGCACGAGTTAGACAGCCACATCGCCACGGCGACGCCCCTGATCGCCAAGGACCAAGCTGGCGTCATCCATCGTTTATGGCCAGTCACCGACCACAACCTCATCGGTTCCATCCGCGAGAAGATGTCGCATCGCCGGTTGCTGCAAGCCAATCAGGATGCCTACGCGGCCTCCACTCTCTACCGATATGAGCTGGCTCAGCGAGGCGACTTGACACCTCAGCATCCAGCCAATGTCGCCCTGACCGCCTTCTTCGAAATGAGCGAACCAGGCTTCGAGGTCTTGCCACGATTTCCATTGGCTCACCAGGCCCCCGCTCTTTCCAGTGAGGAGATGATCGAAAGGCTCGGCATTCACTTCGACTGCCAGAACTTCGGGAAGGGACCTGGGACTGCAGCGGATCTCTGGGAAGAACTTCAAACCAGCGGCGAGCTAGGGCACCTGGGCATCTACTGTGCAGCGGATGAGTCCTGGCTCAGCGTCAAGTTGACAGCCGACGGGCAACTGCGAATGGAGGAAGCCACCCCCGAACGGGACGACGTCTGGCGCGAGCTAGACAACAACCTGTGGGAATGGCTGATCCTGACCGAACTGCTAGAGACCGCCAGTGCCAAGGAAACGTTCGTCCGCACGGTCGACCACCTGGTGGAAGCTCTCGACAAGGACACTGCCAAGTCTATCCCACTTGCCGCCCTGCTCCGCCCCATCACGATGACCCAATACCAAGATCTCGTGAACCGGGATGTTGGCTTCCTGGAGGCGATTGCTATTGGGCCATTGCCGCCCTGCGGGATGGTCATTCATCCATTCTCTTAG
- a CDS encoding ParA family protein, whose amino-acid sequence MARILCIANQKGGVGKTTTAINLAAGLALAEMRTLLVDLDPQCNATTGVGQKPTDRHPLVSDQPLGDSILATKIENLFLVPGSRSFEDVERLAGGEKSTSAVLTNHLESGMNQFDYVLIDCPPSVGAITQTALAASTEVIMPIQAEYFAMEGLTQMIKVIRDVMRRPPGKLEFGGIVLTMYDPTLELTHEVEQEVREFFGDIVFDTVVPRDHWVSEAPSFGQSVITHAPRSRGARAHIELCMEVLDRD is encoded by the coding sequence ATGGCTCGCATCCTGTGCATCGCCAACCAGAAGGGCGGCGTCGGCAAGACCACCACGGCCATTAATTTGGCCGCCGGGTTGGCCCTGGCCGAGATGCGCACGTTGCTGGTCGATCTCGATCCCCAGTGCAACGCGACCACCGGCGTCGGCCAGAAGCCGACCGACCGTCATCCGCTTGTCTCGGATCAGCCGCTAGGTGACTCGATCTTGGCAACTAAAATCGAGAACCTCTTCCTGGTACCCGGTAGCCGCAGTTTCGAGGACGTCGAACGCCTAGCCGGGGGCGAGAAGTCGACCTCGGCAGTGCTGACCAATCACCTTGAGTCCGGCATGAATCAGTTCGACTACGTTCTGATCGACTGTCCCCCGTCAGTCGGCGCAATCACCCAGACGGCCTTGGCCGCATCGACGGAAGTCATCATGCCGATCCAGGCAGAGTACTTCGCCATGGAAGGTCTGACCCAGATGATCAAGGTCATCCGGGATGTCATGCGGCGTCCGCCTGGCAAGCTCGAGTTTGGTGGAATCGTACTGACGATGTACGATCCGACGCTGGAACTGACCCACGAGGTCGAACAGGAAGTTCGCGAGTTCTTTGGTGACATCGTTTTCGATACGGTGGTCCCCCGGGATCACTGGGTTTCCGAAGCACCCAGCTTCGGGCAATCAGTTATTACCCACGCACCTCGCAGTCGCGGGGCACGTGCTCATATTGAATTGTGCATGGAGGTTTTAGACCGTGACTAG
- a CDS encoding ParB/RepB/Spo0J family partition protein, protein MTRQKRLGRGLAALLGDPTDEAAEVELREEPTETVPFRPRLAESDFTEEASQKSDASRIALDLIDRNPFQPRHNFDDAEIASLAESLKQHDILQPIVVRQVGDRFQLISGERRLRAAGIAGWESIPTLVREADDRLVAELAIVENLQRQDLNPLEKAISFQRYLEQHDATQSELADRIKVDRSTIANLVRLLDLPDAVKSALHSGEISQGHARALLPLGEEQVQSEFANRIAAEGWSVRATEQAVQDYLNGEEPATSTTPAKKGSRTKSQQVVSLEEDLRMALGTKVDIKQSTKGGKIVIHFKNADEFDRLNEYLLADAEEDRRVA, encoded by the coding sequence GTGACTAGACAAAAACGATTGGGGCGTGGCCTGGCTGCGCTGCTGGGAGATCCTACCGATGAAGCAGCGGAAGTAGAATTGCGAGAAGAACCCACCGAGACGGTCCCCTTCCGCCCTCGCCTGGCCGAATCAGACTTCACGGAAGAAGCCTCGCAGAAGTCAGACGCGTCGCGGATCGCGCTCGACCTGATCGACCGCAACCCTTTTCAACCGCGGCATAATTTCGACGACGCCGAGATCGCTTCTCTGGCCGAGAGCCTGAAGCAGCATGACATCCTGCAGCCGATTGTGGTTCGTCAAGTCGGTGATCGCTTTCAACTGATCAGTGGCGAACGTCGCCTGCGAGCGGCTGGGATCGCTGGCTGGGAATCGATTCCAACTCTGGTTCGTGAAGCTGACGACCGGCTGGTTGCCGAGTTGGCGATTGTGGAGAACCTGCAGCGACAGGACCTCAACCCACTGGAGAAGGCCATCAGCTTCCAGCGTTACCTGGAACAACACGATGCCACGCAGAGCGAACTAGCCGACCGGATTAAGGTCGACCGCAGCACGATTGCCAACCTGGTTCGCTTGTTGGATCTACCTGATGCCGTGAAGTCGGCACTGCACAGCGGCGAGATCTCGCAGGGGCATGCCCGGGCCTTGTTGCCGCTAGGCGAAGAACAAGTCCAAAGCGAGTTCGCCAATCGAATCGCTGCCGAAGGGTGGAGCGTCCGGGCGACGGAACAGGCCGTACAGGATTACCTCAACGGAGAAGAACCTGCTACTTCGACCACGCCTGCCAAGAAGGGCTCGCGAACCAAATCGCAGCAGGTCGTTTCGCTGGAAGAAGACCTGCGGATGGCCCTGGGCACCAAGGTCGATATCAAGCAGTCGACCAAGGGAGGCAAGATCGTCATCCACTTCAAGAATGCGGACGAGTTCGATCGCCTGAACGAGTACCTGCTAGCAGATGCTGAGGAAGACCGCCGGGTCGCCTAG